CGGAAGGTGTTCCACAGGCCACGCTCGGTAAAGACCGGGTTGGTCGCAGCGGGCGTGATTTCGAGAATGCCGTTTTCGGCATAAACTTCCGATGCCGGAATGGAAACACCCGAGTTGAAGTGACCGACAACGAATTTCACGCCGTCAGCAACGAATTTGTTGGCAACCGAAATACCCTGCTTGGGGTCGGATACGTCGTCGCCCAGCACGATCTTAATCTGCTCGCCATTGATACCGCCGGCAGCATTGATGTCTTTCGCAGCCTGTTCGGCACCCTTCTGGATCTGAGCGCCGAAAGCAGCGTTCGGGCCGGTCAGCGGTGCGCCGACAGCGATCACGACATCGGCCCAGGCCGAACCGCCAAACGCGACCATGGCGGTCAGCGCAACAGCGGAAAGAAGAGACTTCTTCATTACTTTAACTCCCAGTTCCTTGGATGGGTTGATTGCAAGGACCTGTTCGATACCCACCTTAACCGAACAGAAACCGTTCCACTCTGACGAGCATTGTGCAGCCGGAAAAATCCGCCTGTCAATCTTTCTTCTTGTAGGAAAATGCCGACGTCCGGTCGTAGAGCCAATAGTAGTTATTGACCATCTGGCTTGTCCGGCGCATGCGGAAACCGATGCTGGAAAAGACCAGAAGAAGAACGACGTCAAACACGTAATAGAAGCCGTTGATGAACGGCCCGTTGAAGAGCGCGTAATGCAGAAACCGCATGACGAGCCCCAATGCCAGCGTATAGATCACCACACGCGTATAATCGCCCCAGCCATCGGCCACGGATTTGCCCGTGCGCCATGCCGTCCAGAACCCCAAGAGAACAACCAGTGCGCGCAGAACATAACGCACGCCGTTATCGGTTTCGAAAAAAAGGCCCTGCATCTCTTTCCCCATCAGTGCCGGGCTGGAACGCCCTGGCCCTGCCTTGTCTGTCGTCCCGTCGTTTTCCCGCCGGGCATTTTATTGTTTGCGTCCCGCCGTCGGCACCAGGGCCGCGGCAGGTTGCGGTTTGCAGTCTTGCGCCGCAAAATTTCCGGCGCAAGTAAAATCTTTCAGTGCCGTCCGCCTTCCAGATAGGCGGCGCGCACCTGCGGATCGGCGAGCAGTTCCCTGCCCGAACCGCTCATCGTCACCTTGCCGTTGACCATCACATAAGCGCGGTCGGAAAGCTTGAGAGCCGCAAAGGCGTTCTGCTCCACCAGGAAGACGGTCAGCCCCTCTTCCTTGTTCAGCTTCTTGATCGCCTCGAAGATGCCCTTGACGATCAGCGGGGCAAGACCGAGCGACGGCTCGTCGAGCAAAAGCAGCTTCGGCCGTGCCATCAGCGCGCGGCCGATGGAGAGCATCTGCTGTTCGCCGCCGGAAAGCGTGCCGCCGCGTTGGCTCTGGCGCTCTTTCAGGCGCGGGAACATGACGAAAATCTTCTCGACGTCTTCCTTGAAATATTTGAGATTGTCGAGATTGGCGCCCATCTGCAGATTTTCCAGTACCGTCATGCGCGGAAAAATCCGGCGGCCTTCGGGCGACTGGGCGATGCGCTTGCGGGCGATCAGATGCGTCGGCAGCTGGGTGATGTCCTCACCGTCGAAGATCACCTGGCCCGTGCGGGCCTGCGGACTGCCGCAGATTGTCATCATCAGCGTCGACTTGCCGGCGCCATTGGCACCGATCAGGCTGACGATTTCACCCTTTTTGACTTCGACATCGACACCGGCCAGAGCGCGGATATTGCCATAATAGGTTTCGACACCCTGGACTTTCAGAAGCGGTTCACCGGACATCAGGCCGCTCCTCCGTCGAGTTCTTCCGCAATCACGTCTTCCACTTCATCATCCTCGACACCAAGATAGGCGGCGATGACCTTCGGGTCGTTCTTCACATGGTCCGGCGAACCATCGGAAATTTTCTGGCCGTATTCCAGAACCACGACATGGTCGGAAATCTGCATCACAACGGACATGTCATGCTCGATCAGGAGCAACGACGTGCCTTCGTCGCGTATGCTGCGCAACAGCGTGTTGAGCGCCAGCGATTCCTTCGGGTTGAGGCCGGCGGCCGGCTCATCGAGACACAGAAGTTCAGGCCCTGTGCACATGGCGCGGGCGATTTCCAGACGGCGCTGCGCGCCATAGGGCAGATCACCGGCAGGGTCATCGGCGCGGTCTACCAGATCGGCCTTTTCCAACCAGTATTTGGCTTTCTCGATCGAGCTCGCGACCGCTCTTTTGTAGGCGGGTAGACCGAGAAGACCGAGAATGGTGTAACCCGAAGCCTTCATCAGCGCATTGTGCTGCGCGACCAGCAGGTTTTCCAGAACAGTCAGGCCCGAAAACAGGCGGATGTTCTGGAAGGTGCGCGCCACCTTGGCCTTTTTGGTAATCTCGAAATCCGGCAGGCGCTCGAGAAGATGCGCCTCGCCGTTTTGCTGACGCATGGTGATCATGCCCATCGTCGGCTTGTAGAAGCCGGTGATGCAGTTGAAAACCGTGGTCTTTCCAGCGCCGTTCGGGCCGATCAGCGCGGTGATCTCGCCGCGCTTCGCCTCGAAGGAGAAGTCGTTGATGGCCATCAGGCCGCCGAACTTCATCGAGAGATGTTCGACCTTGAGGATCGTGTCGCCAGTTGTATTGCCGGTCGTATTGGATGTCATGTTCATCGTTCCGGAAGCCATCAACCGTGACCTTCCTTGGTAAAGCTGCCGGACACGGCCTTGCGTTCCCTGAGGAAGGCCGTGGGTTCACGCGAGCCGACGAAGCCGCGCGGCTTGAACAGCATGACGATGACCATGGCGAGACCGAAGAGCAGCATGCGGTAAAGTTCCGGCGTGAAATCAGGCCCGAAGACATGCTTCAGGAACTCCATTTCGCGCAGAAGCTCGGTGCCGCCGACCATGACGAGCGCCGCAATGGCGATACCCGTCAGCGAGCCCATGCCGCCGAGAACGACGATGGCGAGAATGACGGCGGATTCGAGGAACACGAAGCTTTCCGGCGACACGAAACCCTGACGCGCAGCGAAGAACGAACCGGCGAAACCGCCGAACATCGCGCCCGTGGCAAAGGCGGTGAGCTTGGTGATGACGGTATCGATGCCGAGCGAACGGCAGGCGATTTCATCTTCACGCAACGCTTCCCATGCGCGGCCGATCGGCATGCGGCGCAACTTGATGGTGACGTAAGCCGTCAGCATGCACAGAAGCAGGATCACGTAGAACAGGAAAATCTTGTAATAGGCCGACGACATCGACAGGCCAAAGACCTTGGCGAAGTTGTTGGGCGCGCCGACATCGAAGGACCAGATGCCGAAGACGGACGCCTTGGCGATGCCGGAAATACCAAAGGTGCCCTTGGTGACGGCCGTCCAGTTCAACAGCACGAGACGGATGATTTCACCGAAGGCAAGCGTGACGATCGCCAGATAGTCGCCGCGAAGACGAAGCACCGGGAAACCGAGGATGACGCCCCAGAAGCCGGCAAGAATACCGGCAACCGGCAGAAGCACCCAGAAGGACAGGCCGAACTGGCTGGAAAGCAGCGCGTAGGAATAAGCGCCCACCGCATAAAAGGCCACATAACCGAGATCGAGCAGGCCAGCGAGACCGACGACGATATTGAGGCCCCAGGCCAGCATCACGTAGATCAGGATCTGGATGCCGAAATTGTCGACGAATTTCAGCGAACCCTGAAAACCGAAAAGCTGCACGGCAATCACGGGATAAAGCAGCAGCAGAACCAGCGCGAATTTCAGGAAGTGCTTGTGAAAAAAGCCTTTTTCTTCGGAGATTTCCAGCACGCCGCTCTTGGCCTTGGAGAGCTTGCGGCGATCCAGCGACGGCTTGATGAAACCGACCACAAGAAAGCGGCCAACGGCGGCAACGGCGACGAAGATCGCCAGCAGCCCCCAGCGTGTGCCCCAGATCAGCTGGTTATTGATATCCTGATAGGTGATGATGCCGATATAGAGAATGAACATGCCGAACGAGATGACGCCGGCAATCAGGCCCTCCTTCATGGCCGTCGCCATCAGGCTCGGGCTGGAAGCGGCATTTTCGGAAGCGATATTGGTCATGGGATCACACCTTCTCGACTTCCGGACGACCGAGAATACCGGTCGGCTTGAAGATCAGCACGAATGCCAGGATGCCGAATGCCGCAACATCCTTGTAGGCAATGGAGAAATAGGCCGACCACAGTGATTCGATGAGACCGATCAGCAGGCCACCAAGAACGGCGCCCGGAAGCGAGCCGATGCCGCCGAGGACGGCCGCGGTGAAGGCCTTGACGCCGGGAACGAAGCCGTCGCTGAACGAAGCAACACCGTAATACATCAGATACATGGTGCCCGCGACCGCAGCCAGCGCCGCACCCATGATGAAGGTGATGGAAATCGTCTTGTCCACATCAACCCCCAAAAGGGCGGCCATCTTGCGGTCCTGCTCGGTGGCGCGCTGCGCCCGGCCGAGCGGGGTCTTGTTGACGATATACCAGAAGGCGAAAAGCAGTACCGAGGTAACGACCATGATGATCAGCTGCTTCAGCGACACGGTGATGGCGCCGAAATGATAGCTTTCCGTCACCATCGACGGGATCGGCTTGTTGCGCGGGCCCTGGGTGACCTGAATGAAGTTGGACAGCGCGATCGACATGCCGATGGCAGTGATCAGCGGCGCAAGGCGGAAGGAACCTCTGAGCGGGCGGTAGGCAACACGCTCGATCACCCAGTTCCACAGGCCGGTCATCAGCATGGCGACGATCATCATCAAAAGCAGAAGAAGCGCCACCGGAATGCCGGCGAAAAACGATGTTGCGATCAGAAATACGATCAGCGCGGCAAAGCCGCCAAGCATGAAAATATCGCCATGGGCGAAGTTGATCATGCCGATGATGCCGTAAACCATCGTGTAGCCGATAGCGATGAGGCCATAGATCGATCCAAGAGTCAGCCCGTTGATGAGCTGCTGGATAAAATACTCCATGTCTTTCCCCCGGGTATGGCCTCAAATGGGCCACGCCTCGTTATGTTAATTATAGGGAAGCCTTTAAAAGCCGACCCCACTACCAAAATGCATATCGTGTTCCCTAAAAATGTGAAGTCAAAAACGGGCGATCCTGCACAAAATTTGGAATTTCCACATGGACTGCCGCTTTCCCGGTCAAAAGAGCCATGATTTTGGCAGGAAGTGCTGAAAAAATGGCGGTCGATGCCTATTTTAACATTGTCCAATGCCATTATTTGACGGGCAGCGGGCAAAGGAGTAGCGAAGATCGAAATGGCAAAACCCCGTTACGGGATGCCCCCGTTGCCGGATGGCTGTGGCAAAGAGATGATCGACATATTGACGAAAGCGGCGCTTGACGCCGGACAGGCGATCATGGTGGTTCACCGCGCCGGCCCGCATGTGTCCTATAAGGACGACTGCTCGCCGGTAACCGAAGCCGATCAGCGCGCCGAGACGATTATTCTCGAGGCGCTGGCTGCCCATTTCCCTGAAATTCCCGTGGTTGCCGAAGAGGCCGTGTCGAACGGCATCCTGCCGGAAACCGGGGCGGAGTTCTTTCTGGTCGATCCGCTTGACGGCACGAAGGAATTCATTTCCGGCAAGGACGATTTCACCGTCAATATAGCGCTCATCCGCAATGGCGTGCCGGTGGCAGGCGTTGTCTACGCCCCCTGTCGCGGCCAGGCATGGACGGGCAAGGACAACGCCGCCGAAAAGCTCGCAATATCAGGCGACGGCGCGATCCTGTCGCGCCACCCCATCCGGGCCCGCCGACGCGGCGCTTCGCCTGTGGCGCTGATCAGCCGCTCGCATTGCACGGCAAAGACGGAAGCCTTCGTGGCCGAACACGGGCTGAAAGACTGTATCTCGGTCGGTTCATCACTGAAATTCTGCATGCTGGCGGAGGGTGCCGCCGATATCTACCCCCGCTTCAGCCGCACCATGATGTGGGACACCGCCGCCGGCGACGCCGTACTGCGTGCCGCAGGCGGCCGGACACTCGATTGCGACGGGCAGCTTCTTGCCTATGAAGTTAGGGGCGACGGCGAGGATGCGCTGGCCAATCCGGATTTTATTGCCGAGGGAGCGATGGCGGTGGAGCAGGCCGGGTAAGACTCGCGTGCAGTGTGCTGTGGTTCTTTGCGACGCGTGTCATTTGTAGAGCTTCAGAGTATGCCGCTTACCCCCCTCTGCCCTGCCGGGCATCTCCCCCTCAAGGGGGGAGATCGGCAAGAGGCGCACCACCACTTCATTCGCAACTGTTGAGATGGGCGAGACTTATCCGCGAGTCGATCTCCCCCCTTGAGGGGGAGATGCCCGGCAGGGCAGAGGGGGGGTAAAGCCGCACACACCAAAGCTCCACAAAAATAATTCCTTCCCCCTTCATCCCCACCCCCCGCCACCGCATCACAATGCCCCGCGAACGAACACAACCCCGCGGAAGGCACATCACGATGGAACAGACGGCAAGACTTCGGCTTCCCTACATCCTGCCCTCGCAGGCCCAGAAACACGTCACCCACAATGAGGCCCTGCAAAGGCTCGATGCGATCGTGCAGCTCGTCATCAGGGCCACAGTCACCGCACCGCCCGAAAATGCGGCGGAAGGAGACTGCTTCCTCCTCTCGGCCGATGCCACGGGCGACTGGGCCGGCAAGGGCGGCAGGCTCGCTTTCCGGCAGGATGGCGCATGGCTTTCGATCACGCCACAGTCCGGCTGGACGGCATGGTTTGTGACCGACGCCAGATACCGGGTGCTGCAGGACGGGAACTGGCGCGACTTGCCGCTGCCCGCCACCGGCCGGCTGGAAAGGCTGGGTATCGGCACAGATGCCGATGCGAACAACCGCATGGCGCTCGCCTCCCCCGCAAGCCTCTTCACCCATACACAGGAAGACGGCAGCCACCGCCTGACGGTCAACAAGGCGGGCAAAGCCGATACCGCCTCGCTGCTGTTCCAGTCGGGCTGGAGCGGCCGGGCGGAAATGGGCCTTGCTGGCAGCGACGGCTTTTCCATCAAGACCAGCCGGGACGGCACATCCTGGCACACGGCACTTTTATGCAGCGGCGAGGGCCGGGTCTCGATACCCAACCGCCCGCTTGCCGTCGCCGGCCAGCCGGCGGGCACCACGAAACCCGCCAATGGCTCTGCCGCCGGTTTTTCCGTGCTCGTCATCGCCGAGGGCGGTTTTGCGCTTGGTGATGCGGTGAGCGGCGGCGGGCGGGACCTCGTCATTCCCGCCAAGGGCATTTATCTCGTCATGCTGTCACTGGCTGTCGTCGCCTCCTCCGGCCACCGGGTGACGCTCACCGTCAATGGCGCTGCGGCGAATTTCAGCGTCGCCGGCAATGCCTCGATTGCCGGCACCACGCAGTCGGCAACCGCGCTTCTTTCCCTCGATGCCGGTGACCGCCTGCGGCTGCAACATGAGGGAATGGTGGAATTGACCCAGGGAAGCGGGAAAACGTGCCTGTCCCTTGCGGCATTGTGAGGAAAACAACCGATAAGCGAGAAAAATTGCGATTTTTGGAAAAATTTTTTCCCGGCAAAATAAGGCGACTCGAACAAATCAGGCGAAACCGTTCAAATTCTTAATAAATTGTCACGACCTGCTTAGGCAATTTTTAAAGGTACGGGGCTAAAGTTCCCGTCATATGGTCTTGAGTTTGTATAGAGTGTCCAATGACCGAAATGATACGCCCACGAGTTAAATATGTCATCGGCCCCGATGGCAGCCCTCTGACGATTGCGGATCTTCCGCCTGCCAATACCCGTCGCTGGGTCATTCGCAGAAAGGCAGAGGTGGTTGCCGCGGTACGCGGAGGACTGCTGAGCCTCGAGGAAGCCTGCGAGCGTTACACGCTCACCGTCGAAGAATTCCTGTCCTGGCAGTCCTCGATCTCCGATCATGGTCTTGCCGGCCTGCGCACCACGCGCATCCAGCAATATCGCCACTAAACCAGTGCGCTGGCGCGGCAACGCGCCCAAACCGAACGTCCAAAACGCCCCGTCGTATCGACGGGGCTTTTGGTTTGATTTCGGATTTCCCCTGAAATTTGCCCGACACAGCCGGTGACTGTCACCGGTTTGTGTCCACTGCGTTCGCTATCCCGCTGTTTCAATTCAGCCCCAAGCCGTTACATTGGAAAAAACGAATAGCAATGTGGAAGGCAGAGATCATGGATATCAAGACAACCGAAACCGGATCGCGCGGCGAATATTCGGCAACCATCGACGGCCACAAGGCCCAGATGACCTATTCGCGCACCTCCCCTTCCCTCATCATCATCGACCATACCGGCGTGCCCGATGCACTGCGTGGCAAGGGTGTCGGCCAGGCGCTCGCCGCCCATGCCATCGATGAAGCGCGCAAGGGCGGCTGGAAGATCATTCCGCTCTGCCCCTTCTTCAAGGCTCAGACGCTGCGCCATGCCGACTGGGCGGATGTTATCCAGGGGTAAGGGCGCTATCCTCTGTCTGAGAGTAGAATAATCGCAAGCGTCGCCGGATCTTTCTTCTCCCCGGCGGGGAGAAGAAACAAGTGGCAGCCGCTCGATCCTTCTACAGTTACCAATACTGCGTATTCTTGACCTACCTCGTCACGCCACCTTCAAGGGCGGCGTTCCGGCATGCATGCTCCGGCGCACTTCCTCACGGAATTCGAGCGTATCCTTCGCGCCGTGCACCGCAACGGCGTGCTGCACGGCCGCCTCCAGAAGCTCTTCCTGAGAATCGGCGGAGATGGCGATCGTGCATTTGCTGTCACTGGGAAATTCACGGCAATCGATAAATTGGCGGGCCATTTTTTCCTCCCTGCGTTGACGCCCGCACCCGCACGGGGCGCGTGCGCGTAAAAGCCTCCGGCTCATGGTCGGAACCCCCTCAAAATACGCCTTTCCCCAACCCCGGACAATCGAAATCGGGGTCGCCTCCAGGCGGGAGACACCGGCCACGCGGCAAGGCAAAAAGGCCGCCCTTGCGGGGCGGCCTTTTTAGAAAAAATGCATGGGCGTCCTGTCATTGAAAGCCGCCTCCTGATCCACCGGCAGCCGTCAATGACGACGATCGTTCATCTGGTGTCGCGCCAATCTTCAGGCGCGGGCGCGGATCGCTCCGTCGCGGTTTTCCAGCGCCGCGGCCTTTTCATATTCGGCCTGCACTTCTTCCAGCGAAGCTTCCGCCGCTTCCTGCTGGGCCTTCAGTTCCCGGATCGAGACCTGAAGATTATCCGCCCGCTGGCGCGCGGCCTTGGCGAAGGTCGGATAGGCGAAATGCGTCGGATCGGTAATGCCCGACTTGCTTTCCTCCAGCGAGATCTGATGCACCAGTTCCTTTGCCATCCGCTCGAATTCGGACATCATCTGCTGCAACTGGTTAAGCTGCCGGCGTTTTTCGTTGACCTGAAATTCCTTCAGGCGAACCAGGCTGTCACGCGACTTCATACGCAATACTCCATGGATAGCGAGACCCGGATCAAAAAGGCACTATGCCCCCTGATCGGCCCGTTTAACCCGCCCGTTCAACCGGCCGGGTTAACCCGTTGTGCCGGAATGATTCCTAAAAGTTACCCGACGTTAATAAAAAACCGCCGTCGTTAACCTTTCGTTTACGGGCATCGTTAATGATAAACACGATCATTTAAGGGTCGGTAAATGCCAGGTCCAAAAAAATGGGCCAGACGATGTAAGAGTCGATTGAATCACTTAGCGGGAAATCCTCACGTTAAGCTTCAATTTTGGCGATGGTGGATTCACGTGCAAAAACAGCGAAATGCCTTGTTTGCTTAATAAATTCGATACACCTTGCCAAAGGCAATTAGAATTTGTTAACCATTTGGTGGCAGCCTGCAAATCAGGCAACGTCTGGATCCGCATCGCGCGAGGCAATGATTTACCGGTTCGCGGGCGGCAAAGGGGATAATTATGCGGGTTCTACTGATTGAAGACGACAGCGCAACAGCGCAGAGCATTGAACTGATGCTCAAGTCGGAGAGCTTTAACGTCTACACGACCGACCTCGGTGAGGAAGGCGTCGACCTTGGCAAGCTTTACGACTACGACATTATTCTTCTCGACCTCAACCTGCCCGACATGTCGGGTTACGAGGTGCTGAGAACGCTTCGCCTCTCCAAGGTCAAGACGCCGATCCTCATCCTGTCCGGCATGGCCGGCATCGAGGACAAGGTGCGCGGCCTCGGCTTCGGCGCAGACGATTACATGACGAAGCCGTTCCACAAGGATGAGCTTGTTGCCCGTATTCACGCCATCGTCCGCCGTTCCAAGGGCCATGCGCAGTCGGTCATCTCCACCGGTGAGCTGATCGTCAATCTCGATGCCAAGACGGTTGAAGTGGGCGGCCAGCGCGTTCACCTGACCGGCAAGGAATATCAGATGCTCGAGCTGCTTTCGCTGCGCAAGGGCACGACGCTGACCAAGGAAATGTTCCTGAACCACCTTTATGGCGGCATGGACGAGCCGGAACTGAAGATCATCGACGTCTTCATCTGCAAGCTGCGCAAGAAGCTGGCAAATGCCGCCGGCGGCGCAAATTACATCGAAACCGTCTGGGGCCGCGGCTATGTTCTGCGCGAGCCTGACGGCGCTGCGGAATTCCTCGAAACCGCCTGATCCAATAGGGTACAGGACAGTTTTTAAAAGACCCGCTGGCGACAGCGGGTTTTTTGTTGCTCTTTCCTATACCTGTCACAGGAATGAGCAAGAGAAAGACCTAGCCACGCATCGCCAAAGGACGCCGGTCTATGAACCACTCAATCCCAACCCTCCGGACCGAACGCCTGACATTGCGTCCACTCGCCATGGCGG
This window of the Agrobacterium fabrum str. C58 genome carries:
- the cysQ gene encoding 3'(2'),5'-bisphosphate nucleotidase CysQ; this translates as MIDILTKAALDAGQAIMVVHRAGPHVSYKDDCSPVTEADQRAETIILEALAAHFPEIPVVAEEAVSNGILPETGAEFFLVDPLDGTKEFISGKDDFTVNIALIRNGVPVAGVVYAPCRGQAWTGKDNAAEKLAISGDGAILSRHPIRARRRGASPVALISRSHCTAKTEAFVAEHGLKDCISVGSSLKFCMLAEGAADIYPRFSRTMMWDTAAGDAVLRAAGGRTLDCDGQLLAYEVRGDGEDALANPDFIAEGAMAVEQAG
- a CDS encoding DUF1153 domain-containing protein → MTEMIRPRVKYVIGPDGSPLTIADLPPANTRRWVIRRKAEVVAAVRGGLLSLEEACERYTLTVEEFLSWQSSISDHGLAGLRTTRIQQYRH
- the ctrA gene encoding response regulator transcription factor CtrA; this translates as MRVLLIEDDSATAQSIELMLKSESFNVYTTDLGEEGVDLGKLYDYDIILLDLNLPDMSGYEVLRTLRLSKVKTPILILSGMAGIEDKVRGLGFGADDYMTKPFHKDELVARIHAIVRRSKGHAQSVISTGELIVNLDAKTVEVGGQRVHLTGKEYQMLELLSLRKGTTLTKEMFLNHLYGGMDEPELKIIDVFICKLRKKLANAAGGANYIETVWGRGYVLREPDGAAEFLETA
- a CDS encoding flagellar export protein FliJ yields the protein MKSRDSLVRLKEFQVNEKRRQLNQLQQMMSEFERMAKELVHQISLEESKSGITDPTHFAYPTFAKAARQRADNLQVSIRELKAQQEAAEASLEEVQAEYEKAAALENRDGAIRARA
- a CDS encoding ABC transporter ATP-binding protein — translated: MSGEPLLKVQGVETYYGNIRALAGVDVEVKKGEIVSLIGANGAGKSTLMMTICGSPQARTGQVIFDGEDITQLPTHLIARKRIAQSPEGRRIFPRMTVLENLQMGANLDNLKYFKEDVEKIFVMFPRLKERQSQRGGTLSGGEQQMLSIGRALMARPKLLLLDEPSLGLAPLIVKGIFEAIKKLNKEEGLTVFLVEQNAFAALKLSDRAYVMVNGKVTMSGSGRELLADPQVRAAYLEGGRH
- a CDS encoding GNAT family N-acetyltransferase, producing the protein MDIKTTETGSRGEYSATIDGHKAQMTYSRTSPSLIIIDHTGVPDALRGKGVGQALAAHAIDEARKGGWKIIPLCPFFKAQTLRHADWADVIQG
- a CDS encoding ABC transporter ATP-binding protein, giving the protein MASGTMNMTSNTTGNTTGDTILKVEHLSMKFGGLMAINDFSFEAKRGEITALIGPNGAGKTTVFNCITGFYKPTMGMITMRQQNGEAHLLERLPDFEITKKAKVARTFQNIRLFSGLTVLENLLVAQHNALMKASGYTILGLLGLPAYKRAVASSIEKAKYWLEKADLVDRADDPAGDLPYGAQRRLEIARAMCTGPELLCLDEPAAGLNPKESLALNTLLRSIRDEGTSLLLIEHDMSVVMQISDHVVVLEYGQKISDGSPDHVKNDPKVIAAYLGVEDDEVEDVIAEELDGGAA
- a CDS encoding DUF2793 domain-containing protein, with amino-acid sequence MEQTARLRLPYILPSQAQKHVTHNEALQRLDAIVQLVIRATVTAPPENAAEGDCFLLSADATGDWAGKGGRLAFRQDGAWLSITPQSGWTAWFVTDARYRVLQDGNWRDLPLPATGRLERLGIGTDADANNRMALASPASLFTHTQEDGSHRLTVNKAGKADTASLLFQSGWSGRAEMGLAGSDGFSIKTSRDGTSWHTALLCSGEGRVSIPNRPLAVAGQPAGTTKPANGSAAGFSVLVIAEGGFALGDAVSGGGRDLVIPAKGIYLVMLSLAVVASSGHRVTLTVNGAAANFSVAGNASIAGTTQSATALLSLDAGDRLRLQHEGMVELTQGSGKTCLSLAAL
- a CDS encoding DUF6867 family protein; this translates as MQGLFFETDNGVRYVLRALVVLLGFWTAWRTGKSVADGWGDYTRVVIYTLALGLVMRFLHYALFNGPFINGFYYVFDVVLLLVFSSIGFRMRRTSQMVNNYYWLYDRTSAFSYKKKD
- a CDS encoding branched-chain amino acid ABC transporter permease, with the protein product MEYFIQQLINGLTLGSIYGLIAIGYTMVYGIIGMINFAHGDIFMLGGFAALIVFLIATSFFAGIPVALLLLLMMIVAMLMTGLWNWVIERVAYRPLRGSFRLAPLITAIGMSIALSNFIQVTQGPRNKPIPSMVTESYHFGAITVSLKQLIIMVVTSVLLFAFWYIVNKTPLGRAQRATEQDRKMAALLGVDVDKTISITFIMGAALAAVAGTMYLMYYGVASFSDGFVPGVKAFTAAVLGGIGSLPGAVLGGLLIGLIESLWSAYFSIAYKDVAAFGILAFVLIFKPTGILGRPEVEKV
- the livM gene encoding high-affinity branched-chain amino acid ABC transporter permease LivM, giving the protein MTNIASENAASSPSLMATAMKEGLIAGVISFGMFILYIGIITYQDINNQLIWGTRWGLLAIFVAVAAVGRFLVVGFIKPSLDRRKLSKAKSGVLEISEEKGFFHKHFLKFALVLLLLYPVIAVQLFGFQGSLKFVDNFGIQILIYVMLAWGLNIVVGLAGLLDLGYVAFYAVGAYSYALLSSQFGLSFWVLLPVAGILAGFWGVILGFPVLRLRGDYLAIVTLAFGEIIRLVLLNWTAVTKGTFGISGIAKASVFGIWSFDVGAPNNFAKVFGLSMSSAYYKIFLFYVILLLCMLTAYVTIKLRRMPIGRAWEALREDEIACRSLGIDTVITKLTAFATGAMFGGFAGSFFAARQGFVSPESFVFLESAVILAIVVLGGMGSLTGIAIAALVMVGGTELLREMEFLKHVFGPDFTPELYRMLLFGLAMVIVMLFKPRGFVGSREPTAFLRERKAVSGSFTKEGHG
- a CDS encoding DUF1059 domain-containing protein yields the protein MARQFIDCREFPSDSKCTIAISADSQEELLEAAVQHAVAVHGAKDTLEFREEVRRSMHAGTPPLKVA